The DNA segment CATTCTCAACGGTAAAAACAAAACCAAAGAGAAGCATGACGTTTAGATAGGCCGATGCGTAAGGGTATGTTTCTTCGTTAGCACCAAGGGCATATACAAGTGGTTCTCTGAAAATAAATGCAATGATACCAATTACAAGCGTAGCAGAGAAGATCACAATCAGTGATTGAGTGAAAATGAATTGTGCCTTCTTAGGGTCTTTGGCACCCATAGCTTGTGAAAACAATGTTGCTCCACCAATTCCAATCCATAAAGACATCGCAACAAATACCGTATAAACGGGACCGGCAATCCCAACACCAGCAAGAGCCACTGGCCCAAGACGATTTCCGACCATGATTCCGTCGGCAACAAAGTTTAATGCCATGAGTAACATCCCAACAAGTGAAGGAACAAGATATTTTAAAAAGATCTTTCCAACTGGTTGAGTGTCTAATGGATTCGTAAGTGTTTCTTGAGTAGTCATGTAAGCATCTCCATCATTCATTCAATTTATTTAACGACACCACGCCAGAATATTGACCATAATGCCTTTAACTTCATCAGAGCACGTTCCTTATTTCCATAAATTAATTCGATGAATATCGCATCGACCATTGATAAATAAGCTAATACACCTGATCTGGCATCTTTTATGTCCAAGAAACCTTCTGAAAGAGCTGTTTCAAATATAGGCATAAAAGCCTCCTCAAATCTTGATTCGTACTGGGCAACCTGATGCATCACCTTTTCATACAAATGAGAAGGTGGGAAGAAGGAAATTCGCAGCCCAAATCGGTAGCTATCCTCTTCAGAAAAACGTCGAAGCAATAAGTAAAGATGTTCTTCCAAAAGGTCATGCATTGAGAGGTCTTGATTCTGATCAATCCAGTTTACGAGAAACGACCAATCATTTTGTAAAGAATCTTCAAGTACCGTTAGAAAAAGATCATCCTTGTTTTTAAAATGTGTATAGATTGATTGCTTTTTAATGCCCACTTCATCAGCAATTTGGGCTAAAGAAGCACCTTCAAAACCATTTTGTCCAAACGAAAACAAAGCAGCTTTTTTAATTTCATCAGCTGTCATACATTATCCACCTTCCGAACGTTCGTCAGCTTATCCTAACAAAGATTTTTATTCGTGTCTAGAATGAAAATGAGGGACCCTTTTGACACAAAATTGTCACATTACAATATGGAAAAAGAAGGACTATTTCTACTATTTTTTTATTATACTAGTACTAGACAAAAATCGAGTTTCACAACATAAGAGAAGATAGAGAGAAAATAAGATTAGGAGGAATGAAAGACGTGAAGGGCGGTCTCGGCATTAAAATTATTTCAGCGGTATTTTTAGTTGGTGTAGTCGGAATGATGATCATGGCTAGCGTACAAGTATCTTCATAAGAAGATGATCATATAAAGAGCTCCATGCGCTTGAATCAAGCGTTTGGGGCTCTTGTTTGTTTTGGACGTGGTATGAAGGTAGGAGTTAGTCAAGTCCATATTCATGTGTAAATTCCAACCACAAGGTATTGTTTTCGTTTGGTTTTATCTTTTGTTTTTTGGAGAAGAGGGAAGGGCCCTTCCCCCTTCTCCAAAAAACGGCCGTTCTCATGATGATGGGTTTACACTATCCTTAAAGATTAACTGTCGCTTTTTCATGGAGTCGGCTTCATCCATCAAAACTGCTCCTATGAGTCGGAAAGCCGATTGGGTATTTGGAAATATGCGAATGACCCTTTCTCTTCTTCGTATTTCTTGATTCAATCTCTCGATTGAATTCGTTGTTCTTAAGAACACATGATAAGGATGAGGTTCATTCATGTATTGAATCGAATCATCAAATCCTTCTTCCAGCTTCACGATGGCCTTTTCTAATTTGGGATGATCTGCATATTTGGAAATAAATTGATCTTTAAATAGACGGGCATCTTTTGGGTTGATGGCTTGAAAAATTCGTTTAAGATCCAGCTTTACCTCATCCATATTATTCTTTGGAAGTGACTGAATGATGTTCTTCTTGAAATGAACCGTACAGCGTTGCCAGGCTGTACCGATGAACTCTTTCTGAATGGCTTTTCTTAATCCAGCGTGCGCATCTGAGATCACTAATTTTGGAGACTGTAGGCCTCTACCTTTTAACTGATCAAAGAACGCTTTCCACGCTTCAAAACTCTCTTCATGACTCACATTCAACCCTAGAATTTCCCGACTATGGTTTTCATTAATCGCTGTGGCTATGTAGACAGCTTTAGATACAACTTTATGGTGTTCACGCACCTTAATGTACATCGCATCTACAAACACATATGGATAATATTCGGTGTTAAGAGGACGTTCAGCCCACTCGCGAACGAGTGGATCTAGCTTCTTGGTCAACGAAGAAACAAAGGATTTTGAGACGGTTTCTCCACAAAGCTCCTGAACGATATGATTCACTCTGCGAGTAGAGACTCCGTTGACGAACATCTCAAGCATCGACATGATAAATGATTGATCACATCGTAAATACTTTTCAAAGATAGATGGCGAAAACTCTCCACTTCGAGTGCGAGGGACACGGAGTTTCACGCGCCCGATTTGATACATCATCTCTCTCTCATAGTAGCCATTTCGATGGTCTTTTCGAAGATCTGAACGTTCATAATGATCTACTTGGAGATAATCATCTCGTTCTTTTTCCATGTATTCATTTAAAATTAAAACAATCATAGACTTCATAACAGGTTCAATGGAAGAATTCATTACGGATTCTTTTAAGGTATCCATATTTAGGTTAAACTGAAATTGAGTCATCATCATTCTCCTTCACGTTTTGTTTTTATGGGTAAAAACATTGTGGTCGGAATGATGATGGCTTATTCTCTTTTACACAATTATATGGACTTAATCTAGGAGTTGGCTGTCGCGCACAGATGAGCCAAAGTCGCGCAAAAGGAGAGGAGGTCGCGCATACATGAGCCAAAGTCGCGCAAAAAGAGGGGAGGTCGCGCACACCTGAGTCAAAGTCGCGCAAAAAGGGTAGAGGTCGCGCACAGATGAGGCAAAGTCGCGCAAAAAGAGGGTAGAGGTCGCGCATACATGAGCCAAAGTCGCGCAAAAAGAGGGTAGGCCGCGCACAGATAAGCCAAAGTCGCGCAAAAAAGGGAGAGGTCGCGCACACCTGAGTCAAAGTCGCGCAAAAAAGGGAGAGGTCGCGCACATCTGAGTCAAAGTCGCACAAAAAGGGTAGAGGTCGCGCACACCTGAGTCAAAGTCGCGCAAAAAGAGGGTAGGCCGCGCACAGATGAGCCAAAGTCGCGCAAAAAAGGGAGAGGTCGCGCACACCTAATCCAAAGTCGCGCAAAAAGAGAGGAGGTCGCGCACACTTGAGCCAACCTCGCGCCTCTTCCCATGCTTACACCTCTGTAAGGTTCTTGAAAGTATAATCGATAGGTGCAGAGTGGTTTGCTTCTTATACTAGAGGTATACTAAGTGAACAGGAGATGGACTGAATGAGGGGAAGTCTAGGAATTAAAGTAATATCAGCGACATTTATTATTGGGGTTATCAGTATGCTATTGATTGCAGCGAGCGTTCAGGCTTAAGAGGAGGAAAGTAAGATGCTAACAGTGAGCCATGTTTCCAAAATGTATAGTGGAAAGGTTGCTTATCGTGCGCTTGAGGATGTTTCATTTGATGTGGGTGACGGGGAATATGTTGGGATTATGGGACCCTCTGGTAGTGGGAAAACGACTCTTCTCAATATCATGTCAACGATTGATTCACCCACTTCAGGCTCGATCCAATTGGATGGAGAGACGCCTCATGCATTAAATGAAAAGCAGCTGGCTTCCTTTCGGGCGAGAAAGCTGGGATTTGTGTTTCAAAACTTTCAACTGCTTGATACGCTAACAGTGGAAGAAAATATGGTCCTGCCTCTTACGCTTGACGGAGGTCACTCCATTCAAGAAATGCAAAGTCGGATTCAGCAATTGGCAAAGAAACTTGGAATTCATGAAATTCTTGATAAACGGATCTATGAGTTATCAGGTGGACAAATTCAGCGCACGGCGATTGGACGGGCTTTAATACATAAACCGAAGCTTTTGCTGGCAGATGAGCCTACGGGAAATTTAGATTCCAGGGCAACAAGTGATGTCATGGAGCTTTTACATAAGATGAATAAGGAAGAGAAGACAACCATTCTGATGGTGACACATGACCCAGTTGTCGCGAGTTACTGTGATCGGATTTTATTTATTAAGGATGGTCAGCTGTTTAACGAATTATATAAGGGGGAGCATCGGGAATCCTTTTATCAAAATATTGTTCAGGTTCTTTCATTGATGGGAGGAGACAATCGTGACCTTTCGTCAGTTCGCCTACCGTAATATTATTCGCAACAAACGAACGTACTCTGCTTTTTTACTTAGCTGTGCGTTTTCTGTGTTTGTATTTTTTGTGTATGCTGTATTTGTGTTTCATCCGAGTGTTGGTGAAGGATTGATTACAGAGGTTGCAGTTGTTGGTATGACCGTGTCTCTTTATGTAATCTTTGGATTTTCGTTCTTATTTGTG comes from the Alkalihalobacillus sp. FSL W8-0930 genome and includes:
- a CDS encoding ABC transporter ATP-binding protein, translating into MLTVSHVSKMYSGKVAYRALEDVSFDVGDGEYVGIMGPSGSGKTTLLNIMSTIDSPTSGSIQLDGETPHALNEKQLASFRARKLGFVFQNFQLLDTLTVEENMVLPLTLDGGHSIQEMQSRIQQLAKKLGIHEILDKRIYELSGGQIQRTAIGRALIHKPKLLLADEPTGNLDSRATSDVMELLHKMNKEEKTTILMVTHDPVVASYCDRILFIKDGQLFNELYKGEHRESFYQNIVQVLSLMGGDNRDLSSVRLP
- a CDS encoding IS256 family transposase, yielding MTQFQFNLNMDTLKESVMNSSIEPVMKSMIVLILNEYMEKERDDYLQVDHYERSDLRKDHRNGYYEREMMYQIGRVKLRVPRTRSGEFSPSIFEKYLRCDQSFIMSMLEMFVNGVSTRRVNHIVQELCGETVSKSFVSSLTKKLDPLVREWAERPLNTEYYPYVFVDAMYIKVREHHKVVSKAVYIATAINENHSREILGLNVSHEESFEAWKAFFDQLKGRGLQSPKLVISDAHAGLRKAIQKEFIGTAWQRCTVHFKKNIIQSLPKNNMDEVKLDLKRIFQAINPKDARLFKDQFISKYADHPKLEKAIVKLEEGFDDSIQYMNEPHPYHVFLRTTNSIERLNQEIRRRERVIRIFPNTQSAFRLIGAVLMDEADSMKKRQLIFKDSVNPSS
- a CDS encoding TetR/AcrR family transcriptional regulator, which produces MTADEIKKAALFSFGQNGFEGASLAQIADEVGIKKQSIYTHFKNKDDLFLTVLEDSLQNDWSFLVNWIDQNQDLSMHDLLEEHLYLLLRRFSEEDSYRFGLRISFFPPSHLYEKVMHQVAQYESRFEEAFMPIFETALSEGFLDIKDARSGVLAYLSMVDAIFIELIYGNKERALMKLKALWSIFWRGVVK